A genomic region of Thermodesulfovibrio aggregans contains the following coding sequences:
- a CDS encoding transposase translates to MKEKPLTNLRLPDLWKEFNSNFNESFWEEFEQKMKLMKKKFIELALQEEITALTGAQKYERTPERVYRRNGYWKRYIILKDGKLQINMPRLRETGFQSKIIPRYI, encoded by the coding sequence ATGAAAGAAAAACCTTTAACTAATTTAAGATTACCAGATTTATGGAAAGAATTCAACAGTAATTTTAATGAATCCTTCTGGGAAGAATTTGAACAAAAAATGAAGTTAATGAAGAAAAAGTTTATTGAATTAGCATTACAAGAGGAGATAACAGCACTTACAGGGGCTCAAAAATATGAAAGAACCCCAGAGAGAGTTTACCGTAGGAATGGATACTGGAAGAGATACATAATCCTGAAAGATGGAAAACTTCAGATTAACATGCCCAGACTAAGAGAGACAGGTTTTCAAAGTAAGATAATTCCCAGATACATAA
- a CDS encoding sigma-54-dependent transcriptional regulator: MKGKVLIVDDEVGILDTVSGILEDEGYKTLTAVDAETAIDILEKEEIDLIFLDVWLPKMNGIEAIKKIKEKDFQIPVIMISGHGNIELAVQAVKLGAFDFIEKPLSIERIILTAERALEFKRLERENIKLRSAVMRKYELIGSSEVMKKIKSQIETIAKGDSRVLILGESGTGKELVARMIHLLSSRARAPFVEVNCAAIPQELIESELFGHEKGAFTGAIDKKIGKFELANEGTLFLDEIGDMSLLTQAKLLRVIETQKFQRVGGTRDITVNVRIISATNKDLTEEIRKGNFREDLYWRLNVVPIYLPPLRERKEDIPELINYFIDEFSREKGWKKKTLDPQVIKILQSYDWPGNVRELRNAVERLMIMVTKDVIEVSDIENTGIIKDSKVKEEKYFSYTSLKQARDAFERDFILKKLKENNWNMTKTAEILGIERSNLYKKIKSLNIPLPKEFAEN, translated from the coding sequence TTGAAAGGTAAAGTTTTAATTGTGGATGATGAAGTAGGAATTCTTGATACTGTCTCTGGAATTTTAGAAGATGAAGGATATAAAACTCTTACAGCAGTAGATGCAGAGACTGCTATAGATATTCTTGAAAAGGAAGAGATAGATTTAATTTTTCTTGATGTATGGCTTCCTAAAATGAACGGAATTGAAGCCATAAAAAAGATAAAAGAAAAAGACTTTCAAATTCCAGTTATTATGATTTCAGGTCATGGAAATATTGAGTTGGCAGTTCAGGCTGTAAAACTTGGAGCTTTTGATTTTATTGAAAAGCCTCTGTCAATTGAAAGAATTATACTGACTGCAGAGAGGGCATTAGAGTTTAAACGTCTTGAAAGGGAAAATATAAAGCTTCGCAGTGCTGTAATGAGAAAGTATGAACTTATAGGAAGTTCAGAGGTAATGAAAAAGATAAAATCTCAAATTGAGACAATTGCTAAAGGAGATTCGCGAGTTTTAATACTTGGTGAATCTGGGACAGGTAAAGAACTCGTAGCAAGAATGATTCATTTACTGAGTTCAAGAGCCAGAGCTCCTTTTGTTGAAGTCAACTGTGCAGCAATTCCTCAGGAGCTTATAGAAAGTGAGCTTTTTGGACATGAAAAAGGAGCTTTTACCGGTGCAATAGATAAAAAAATCGGTAAATTTGAGCTTGCCAATGAAGGAACTCTTTTTCTTGATGAGATTGGAGATATGTCTTTACTTACACAGGCAAAACTTTTAAGGGTGATTGAAACTCAGAAATTTCAGAGAGTTGGTGGAACCCGGGATATTACAGTCAATGTTAGAATTATCTCAGCAACAAACAAGGATCTAACAGAAGAAATCAGAAAAGGTAATTTCCGAGAAGACCTTTACTGGAGACTCAATGTTGTTCCAATTTATCTTCCTCCATTAAGAGAAAGGAAAGAGGATATACCAGAGTTAATTAACTACTTTATAGATGAATTTAGTAGAGAGAAGGGATGGAAAAAAAAGACATTGGACCCTCAGGTGATAAAAATTCTTCAGAGTTATGATTGGCCCGGAAATGTTAGAGAGTTAAGGAATGCTGTAGAAAGACTCATGATAATGGTGACAAAGGATGTTATAGAAGTTTCAGATATTGAAAATACTGGAATAATAAAAGATAGTAAGGTTAAGGAAGAGAAATATTTTTCTTATACTTCATTGAAACAGGCAAGAGATGCCTTTGAAAGAGATTTTATTCTCAAAAAACTGAAAGAGAATAATTGGAACATGACAAAAACAGCAGAGATATTAGGAATAGAAAGAAGCAATCTCTATAAAAAGATAAAATCTCTCAATATACCTCTTCCAAAAGAGTTTGCAGAAAACTAA
- a CDS encoding two-component system sensor histidine kinase NtrB: protein METLKPKLTEDTLGTIFNSIEHNLSIMDRDLNILWINKAYAERLGMNQEDIIGKKCYKLWHKRNAPCEGCPCVKALQTGNVEISDRESDEGRYFILTGVPLKENGEIKAVFEIGREVTEKKIVDEKFIETIKLEGIYTVLDNLVHHFNNIFNGIYGFAQLLKERVKDDSSLSFVEKLMTSVERGSKFLQALLALGKSPSMVKVFDLSFLIISTKEVLKNIAGEKIKLELSLSKENPLIKGDPLQIREVLLELVQNAKNAISDDGIIKISTEKIKTDSHEKVTLTISDTGHGMNEETLQRCFEPLFTQDPRKFGLGLPIVKNIIQKHNGTIEIKSSPNAGTTVKILFPSATLQQEQGI, encoded by the coding sequence ATGGAAACACTAAAACCTAAATTAACAGAAGACACTTTAGGCACAATCTTTAATAGCATCGAACACAATTTATCCATAATGGACAGGGATCTAAATATTCTCTGGATTAACAAAGCTTATGCTGAAAGACTTGGTATGAATCAAGAGGATATTATAGGCAAAAAATGCTATAAACTCTGGCACAAAAGAAATGCTCCCTGCGAAGGATGTCCCTGTGTAAAAGCTTTGCAAACAGGCAATGTTGAAATTTCTGATAGAGAATCTGATGAAGGAAGATACTTCATTTTAACAGGAGTTCCTCTTAAAGAGAATGGAGAAATCAAAGCTGTATTTGAAATAGGCAGAGAAGTAACGGAAAAGAAAATAGTTGATGAAAAATTTATTGAAACTATAAAACTTGAAGGAATATATACAGTTCTTGATAATCTTGTTCATCACTTTAATAACATATTTAATGGCATTTATGGATTCGCCCAGTTATTAAAAGAACGGGTTAAAGATGATTCCTCTTTGAGTTTTGTTGAAAAATTAATGACCTCTGTTGAAAGAGGCTCTAAGTTTCTTCAGGCTTTGCTTGCTCTGGGGAAAAGTCCTTCTATGGTAAAAGTTTTTGACCTGAGCTTTCTCATTATTTCAACAAAGGAAGTGCTTAAAAACATAGCAGGTGAAAAAATAAAACTTGAACTTTCTCTATCCAAAGAAAATCCTTTGATTAAAGGAGATCCTCTGCAAATTAGAGAAGTTCTTTTAGAACTTGTCCAGAATGCAAAGAATGCTATATCTGATGATGGAATTATAAAGATTTCAACTGAAAAAATTAAAACTGATTCTCATGAAAAGGTTACACTTACAATTTCTGATACAGGACATGGTATGAATGAAGAGACACTGCAGAGATGTTTTGAACCTTTATTTACACAGGATCCGAGAAAATTTGGTTTAGGGCTGCCAATAGTAAAAAATATAATTCAAAAACATAATGGAACGATTGAAATAAAAAGCTCTCCAAATGCTGGAACAACCGTAAAAATACTCTTCCCCTCTGCTACTTTACAACAAGAACAGGGCATTTAG
- a CDS encoding 4Fe-4S dicluster domain-containing protein yields MEEGGVNVIDLTQADESFIKELVELGAEELRECIQCGKCASTCPMALAGLEFFIKRIIHAANLGLRDVLLEDSSVWGCQSCNRCVEICPMDVKPYEVIQAVRRAAMKVESCPANTYEGLRNLYRFGHAVYPKGYEERRKKVGLPEKPPTAISFDELRKKYQEVLKQTILEEIAPFPLD; encoded by the coding sequence ATGGAAGAGGGTGGCGTAAATGTAATTGACCTTACCCAGGCAGACGAAAGTTTTATAAAAGAGTTAGTAGAACTCGGGGCAGAGGAATTGAGAGAATGCATACAGTGTGGAAAATGTGCATCTACATGTCCAATGGCATTAGCAGGTTTAGAATTTTTTATCAAAAGAATAATCCATGCAGCGAATCTTGGTTTAAGAGATGTCCTTCTTGAAGATTCTTCTGTATGGGGTTGTCAGTCCTGTAATCGCTGTGTAGAGATTTGCCCAATGGATGTAAAACCTTATGAGGTAATTCAGGCAGTAAGAAGAGCTGCAATGAAGGTTGAATCATGTCCTGCCAATACCTATGAAGGTTTAAGAAATCTTTATAGATTTGGGCATGCAGTATATCCAAAGGGATATGAAGAAAGAAGAAAGAAAGTAGGATTACCTGAGAAACCACCAACAGCAATCAGTTTTGATGAGTTAAGAAAGAAATACCAGGAGGTATTAAAACAAACCATCCTGGAAGAAATAGCACCATTCCCGCTTGATTAA
- a CDS encoding hydrogenase iron-sulfur subunit: protein MNMAWEPRLIVIACHWCTYAGADLAGSLRYSYPPTVHIIRVPCSGRVEPEFIAEALKRGADGVFIGGCHFGDCHYKEGNYKAIRRFKLFKRVATDLGIEPERIQLEWISGSEGKRFSEAMTEFDAKIRELGPNPLKGGAQ, encoded by the coding sequence ATTAATATGGCATGGGAGCCAAGACTTATTGTGATTGCCTGCCATTGGTGTACTTATGCAGGAGCAGATTTGGCAGGAAGCCTGCGTTACAGTTATCCTCCTACAGTGCATATAATTAGAGTGCCCTGTAGTGGTAGAGTGGAGCCTGAATTTATAGCAGAAGCCCTCAAAAGGGGTGCAGATGGAGTATTTATAGGTGGATGCCACTTTGGTGACTGCCACTATAAAGAAGGTAACTACAAAGCAATAAGAAGATTTAAGCTTTTCAAGAGAGTAGCAACAGATCTTGGAATTGAGCCAGAAAGAATTCAGCTTGAGTGGATTTCAGGAAGTGAAGGAAAGAGATTTTCTGAAGCCATGACAGAGTTTGATGCTAAAATAAGGGAACTTGGACCAAATCCATTAAAAGGAGGGGCACAATGA
- the der gene encoding ribosome biogenesis GTPase Der — translation MFTVVIVGRPNAGKSTLFNRMVRADDKIKAITDRLPGVTRDINYGLAKWDNKEFTVVDTGGFFSEQDSEDSIHKQMLEQIQMAISEADLIIHLLDGKEGLIPHDLETARKLRTTGKDVLWVVNKIDSPSHLSRIYDFYSISPELIPLSAITGYGFEELIEKILERIPPTKSTTSEEELPKIAIVGRPNVGKSTIINALLGKKRMIVSSVPGTTRDAIDAVCTYYGKKYVLIDTAGIRRLSYYKEELSEHVYVEKLAYFKALRSIERADVAVLVIDAIEGIVNQDQKIAGIVAEQKKGLIILINKWDLIPQNEKDKKAKFFADEIKRKLWFVDYAPYLTVSGIDKTRLTKVFPLVDQILEDYSKRVSTSELNKLFNQKLKDVVLSSGGKELKFYYITQVDVKPPTFVVFVNDKSAVKQNHIKFIEKLLRETFNFKFSPIEIKIKQRK, via the coding sequence ATGTTTACAGTAGTTATTGTTGGTCGTCCAAATGCAGGTAAATCAACACTTTTTAATAGAATGGTCAGGGCTGATGATAAAATAAAAGCAATTACCGATAGACTTCCTGGAGTAACAAGAGATATAAACTATGGATTGGCAAAATGGGATAACAAAGAATTTACAGTAGTTGACACAGGAGGTTTTTTCTCTGAACAAGACTCAGAAGACTCCATTCACAAGCAGATGCTTGAACAGATACAGATGGCAATCTCAGAGGCAGACTTAATAATTCATCTCCTTGACGGTAAAGAAGGGCTTATTCCTCATGATTTAGAAACAGCAAGAAAGTTGAGAACCACTGGGAAAGATGTTTTATGGGTTGTAAACAAAATAGACAGTCCATCTCATTTAAGTAGAATTTATGATTTTTACAGTATATCACCGGAGCTTATTCCTCTTTCAGCAATTACAGGTTATGGTTTTGAAGAGCTTATTGAAAAGATTTTAGAGAGAATTCCTCCAACAAAATCAACAACATCAGAAGAAGAATTACCTAAAATAGCTATTGTTGGTAGACCTAATGTGGGGAAATCAACGATTATAAATGCTTTGCTTGGGAAAAAAAGAATGATTGTAAGTTCGGTTCCAGGAACCACAAGAGATGCTATTGATGCTGTTTGCACATATTATGGAAAAAAGTATGTATTGATAGATACAGCAGGTATAAGAAGGCTTTCTTATTATAAAGAAGAACTATCTGAACATGTTTATGTGGAAAAACTTGCATACTTTAAAGCATTAAGAAGTATTGAAAGAGCTGATGTAGCCGTCCTTGTTATAGATGCTATTGAAGGTATCGTTAATCAGGACCAAAAAATTGCAGGCATAGTAGCTGAACAGAAAAAAGGACTGATAATATTAATTAACAAATGGGATTTGATTCCTCAAAATGAAAAAGATAAAAAAGCCAAATTTTTTGCTGATGAGATAAAAAGAAAACTCTGGTTTGTAGATTATGCTCCATATTTAACTGTGTCTGGCATAGATAAAACAAGGCTTACCAAAGTTTTTCCACTTGTGGATCAAATTTTAGAAGATTATTCTAAAAGAGTATCAACGTCTGAATTGAATAAACTTTTCAATCAGAAATTAAAAGACGTAGTGCTTTCCTCAGGTGGAAAAGAGTTAAAATTTTACTACATAACTCAGGTTGATGTGAAACCACCAACATTTGTTGTTTTTGTTAATGATAAATCAGCAGTAAAACAGAATCACATCAAATTTATTGAGAAACTGCTCAGAGAAACTTTTAATTTCAAATTTTCTCCAATTGAGATAAAAATCAAACAAAGAAAATAA
- a CDS encoding transposase, giving the protein YLRKKDEKECLFEAKKIYSAENLKEAKRNFQLWESKWGRLYPKAAECIRKNWEQLTAFYKTPKALWKKLRTTNIIERAFREVRRRTRTMSCFNNVESIERIVFAVISHLNEKWRNTPIYEFTQSY; this is encoded by the coding sequence TATCTTAGAAAGAAAGATGAAAAGGAATGTCTTTTTGAAGCTAAGAAGATATATAGTGCAGAGAATTTAAAAGAGGCAAAGAGAAATTTTCAGTTATGGGAGAGCAAGTGGGGCAGACTTTATCCTAAAGCAGCAGAGTGTATAAGGAAGAACTGGGAGCAATTGACAGCTTTTTACAAGACACCTAAGGCATTATGGAAGAAGTTAAGGACAACAAACATAATAGAGAGGGCATTTAGGGAAGTAAGGCGAAGAACGAGAACTATGAGTTGTTTTAATAATGTTGAAAGTATTGAAAGAATAGTTTTTGCAGTGATAAGCCATTTAAACGAAAAATGGAGGAATACACCTATTTATGAATTTACACAAAGTTATTGA
- a CDS encoding universal stress protein, with protein sequence MQRILVAHDGSKASDKALRKALEIALSMNSSLTVLAVVPELYLTELSDADRQRITEVLKRETEENMERIRKSLSGKPIEIKFLIREGDPAEKILETAHKMKVDLIVTGSHGKHGTKKFLIGSVSAKVVEYSKCPVLVVK encoded by the coding sequence ATGCAGAGAATTTTAGTAGCTCATGATGGTTCAAAGGCATCAGACAAAGCATTAAGAAAGGCATTGGAGATTGCACTAAGTATGAATTCATCTCTTACTGTTTTGGCTGTTGTTCCAGAGCTATATTTAACAGAGCTTTCTGATGCTGATAGACAGCGAATTACAGAAGTGCTTAAAAGGGAAACAGAAGAAAACATGGAAAGAATAAGAAAGTCTCTCTCAGGAAAACCAATTGAGATTAAATTTCTTATAAGAGAAGGAGATCCCGCAGAAAAAATACTTGAGACTGCTCATAAAATGAAAGTTGACCTTATTGTTACAGGCTCTCATGGAAAACATGGAACAAAAAAATTTCTTATTGGAAGTGTCTCTGCAAAGGTTGTTGAATACTCTAAATGCCCTGTTCTTGTTGTAAAGTAG
- a CDS encoding CoB--CoM heterodisulfide reductase iron-sulfur subunit B family protein, producing MKKIGFFLGCNIPFNRPDVEYSARYLLNELGYEIVELEGATCCPAFGTMPSLDLVGWAAASAWNLSIAEEKGVDIITGCGSCYGSLNEARYHMEKHPEIKEQVNKILAKVGKEYKGTTKVWNFINFLYEEVGLDNLKSKIKYNLNGLKCAVQTGCHNLWPSRAYPTNEENTFYPTRLREICEAMGGVAPHYSTITDCCGMGALRSTASEKSLALFKKKLDVIKEEVDPDVNVMGCSSCLLQFDAGQALLVEQKKLDYKIPAIHIVQLAAIAMGADVEKATAMASIPLNGVITKIKGGN from the coding sequence ATGAAGAAAATAGGATTTTTCCTTGGATGTAACATACCTTTTAATAGACCTGATGTTGAGTATTCTGCAAGATATCTTCTTAATGAGCTTGGCTATGAAATAGTTGAACTTGAAGGAGCTACCTGCTGTCCTGCCTTTGGAACCATGCCATCTCTTGACTTAGTTGGCTGGGCAGCAGCTTCAGCATGGAATTTATCAATTGCTGAAGAAAAAGGTGTTGATATAATTACAGGCTGTGGTTCATGCTATGGTTCTCTTAATGAAGCAAGATATCACATGGAAAAACATCCTGAGATAAAGGAGCAGGTAAATAAAATTCTTGCCAAAGTTGGTAAGGAATATAAAGGAACTACAAAGGTATGGAATTTTATTAATTTCCTCTATGAAGAAGTAGGACTCGACAATCTCAAATCAAAAATAAAATACAATCTTAATGGTTTAAAATGCGCAGTCCAGACAGGATGTCATAATCTCTGGCCCAGCAGAGCCTATCCAACAAATGAAGAAAATACTTTCTATCCAACGAGGCTTAGAGAAATTTGCGAAGCTATGGGTGGAGTTGCACCCCATTACAGCACAATAACTGACTGCTGTGGGATGGGTGCTTTAAGGTCAACTGCATCTGAAAAGTCTCTTGCACTGTTTAAGAAAAAACTTGATGTAATAAAAGAGGAAGTAGACCCTGATGTGAATGTAATGGGCTGTAGTTCTTGTCTTCTTCAGTTTGATGCTGGACAGGCACTTTTGGTAGAGCAAAAAAAGCTTGACTATAAAATTCCAGCTATTCACATCGTTCAACTTGCAGCCATAGCAATGGGGGCAGATGTTGAAAAAGCAACTGCTATGGCATCAATTCCTTTGAACGGAGTAATAACTAAGATAAAAGGAGGTAATTAA
- a CDS encoding SDR family NAD(P)-dependent oxidoreductase encodes MQKILVTGSAGFIGWATCRLLLNKGLTVIGIDNVNDYYDPRMKELRLNDLKKFQNFIFYKADIEDFDNLKNIFKTHKIEGVINLAARAGVRASVENPIGYLDTNVKGTINLLECVKEYGVKNFVLASTSSVYGDTDKMPFKVSDSTDKPLAPYPASKKSAELFCYSYHYLYGINTVIPRYFTVYGPFGRPDMSIFRFIKKIDSGEPIIVYGDGKQRRDFTFVEDIAEATVRCLNLEGYKVMNLGNDRPVELIYVINLIEELLQKKAKIQWQPRHPADIYATWADISEAKQYIGWSPKVSIEEGIKITVEWFKENKPLLKDIKI; translated from the coding sequence ATGCAAAAAATTCTTGTAACAGGAAGTGCAGGATTTATTGGATGGGCTACATGCAGATTACTTCTAAACAAAGGTTTAACAGTTATAGGTATTGATAATGTAAATGACTACTATGACCCCAGAATGAAAGAGTTAAGACTTAATGACCTCAAAAAATTTCAAAATTTTATATTCTATAAGGCAGACATTGAGGATTTTGATAATTTAAAAAATATTTTTAAAACCCATAAAATAGAAGGAGTTATTAATCTCGCGGCTCGGGCTGGTGTAAGAGCTTCAGTAGAAAATCCTATTGGATATCTTGATACAAATGTAAAGGGCACAATCAATCTTCTTGAATGTGTGAAGGAGTACGGAGTAAAAAATTTTGTCCTTGCATCCACCTCAAGTGTTTATGGAGATACAGATAAAATGCCTTTCAAAGTATCTGACTCTACTGATAAACCTCTTGCACCATATCCTGCATCAAAAAAGTCTGCAGAGCTTTTCTGCTACAGCTATCATTATCTTTACGGTATAAATACAGTGATTCCAAGATATTTCACAGTATATGGACCTTTTGGAAGACCTGACATGAGCATTTTTAGATTTATTAAGAAAATAGACTCTGGAGAGCCAATAATTGTATATGGAGATGGAAAACAGAGGAGAGATTTTACATTTGTCGAAGATATAGCAGAGGCAACTGTACGATGCCTTAATCTGGAAGGATACAAAGTTATGAATCTCGGAAATGACAGACCTGTGGAACTTATTTATGTAATAAATTTGATAGAGGAACTTCTTCAAAAAAAAGCAAAAATACAGTGGCAGCCGAGACATCCAGCGGATATTTATGCAACATGGGCAGATATTTCTGAGGCAAAACAATACATAGGATGGTCTCCGAAAGTTTCAATAGAAGAGGGAATAAAAATAACAGTAGAATGGTTTAAGGAAAACAAGCCTCTATTAAAAGACATCAAGATATAA
- a CDS encoding CoB--CoM heterodisulfide reductase iron-sulfur subunit A family protein produces the protein MAKIGVYLCHCGENIAGAINIEELKKFAESLPDVAVVRNYLFMCSDAGQDLIKQDIKNGLVDRVVVAACTPRTHGPIFKKAVEDAGLNGYLFEMANVRDQDSWPHWHNKVGALEKAKRLIRSAVAKVRLNEPLEDRYGDMEKSVLIVGGGIAGMFAALDLANMGLKVYLVERQPSIGGNMSKIDKTFPTMDCSAUILTPKTGEVAQHPNIELITYAEVDEVKGYVGNFDIRIKKKAKYVDWDKCIGCGVCTEICPSRVPNEYNFGLNQRRAAYIEYPQAVPKKAVIDEANCLYFKSMKKTGKPACEICKKGIPPKGIQGCPADAIKFDDKDEYVNIKVGAVIIATGFKPMPKHYFKEYSPHSPDVITSMEFERILSATGPTGGELKRPSDGTKPKTIVFISCVGSRDERYHTYCSKVCCMYMLKHARILKEKYPDIKLYLFFIDVRTAGKDFEEFYVYTRELGVKVIKGGRVSAVDVKPNGKLRVRGFDSDLCAPVELDADMVVLATAIEPPDGVDELSRMFSATCGREGFLREVHTKLYPVETSARGVFIAGCVQGPKDIPESIAQARAAASAAAALIIPGKIKFEAIVSEVDRDKCSSCGVCVPLCPYGAIKLEEYKGKEKAYIEPALCAGCGVCASACPSRAITFHGFTTEQIMAQIDALTEA, from the coding sequence ATGGCAAAAATCGGGGTTTACTTATGTCACTGTGGTGAGAATATTGCAGGTGCCATTAACATTGAAGAACTTAAAAAATTTGCTGAATCTCTACCAGATGTAGCTGTTGTTAGAAACTATCTTTTTATGTGTTCAGATGCAGGACAAGACTTAATAAAGCAAGATATTAAAAATGGTTTAGTTGACAGAGTTGTGGTAGCTGCCTGTACTCCAAGAACCCACGGACCTATTTTTAAAAAAGCTGTTGAAGATGCTGGTCTTAATGGATATCTTTTTGAAATGGCTAATGTAAGAGATCAGGACAGCTGGCCACACTGGCATAACAAAGTTGGTGCTCTTGAGAAAGCAAAAAGATTGATAAGAAGTGCTGTAGCAAAGGTAAGACTAAACGAGCCTCTTGAGGATCGCTACGGAGATATGGAAAAGTCAGTTTTGATTGTTGGAGGTGGAATAGCTGGAATGTTCGCAGCACTTGATCTTGCAAATATGGGGCTTAAAGTTTATCTTGTGGAGAGACAGCCATCAATTGGTGGCAATATGTCAAAGATTGATAAAACCTTCCCCACTATGGATTGTTCGGCTTGAATACTCACGCCTAAGACGGGCGAGGTCGCCCAGCATCCAAATATAGAGCTTATTACTTACGCAGAAGTAGACGAGGTTAAAGGATATGTTGGAAATTTTGATATTCGGATAAAGAAAAAGGCAAAATATGTGGACTGGGACAAATGCATAGGTTGTGGTGTATGCACAGAAATTTGTCCATCAAGAGTTCCTAATGAATATAATTTTGGTTTAAATCAGAGAAGAGCAGCATACATAGAGTACCCTCAAGCAGTTCCTAAAAAAGCAGTTATAGATGAAGCTAATTGTTTATATTTTAAATCAATGAAAAAGACAGGTAAACCCGCTTGTGAAATATGTAAAAAAGGCATCCCACCGAAAGGAATACAAGGATGTCCAGCCGATGCAATAAAATTTGATGATAAAGATGAATATGTGAATATCAAGGTTGGAGCTGTAATTATTGCCACTGGTTTTAAGCCAATGCCTAAACATTACTTTAAAGAATATTCTCCTCACAGCCCAGATGTTATAACTTCAATGGAATTTGAAAGAATTTTATCTGCCACAGGACCAACTGGTGGAGAACTCAAAAGGCCATCTGATGGTACAAAACCAAAGACAATAGTCTTTATCTCCTGTGTTGGAAGTAGAGATGAAAGATATCATACCTATTGTTCAAAGGTATGCTGCATGTATATGCTAAAACATGCAAGGATTCTTAAAGAAAAATATCCAGATATCAAACTTTATCTCTTCTTCATAGATGTAAGAACAGCTGGTAAAGACTTTGAAGAATTCTATGTTTATACAAGAGAATTAGGTGTTAAGGTTATTAAAGGTGGTAGAGTTTCAGCAGTTGATGTAAAACCAAATGGAAAACTGAGAGTAAGAGGATTTGACTCTGACCTCTGCGCACCTGTTGAGCTTGATGCAGACATGGTTGTTCTTGCAACAGCTATTGAGCCACCAGATGGTGTGGATGAACTTAGTCGAATGTTTAGTGCAACTTGTGGAAGAGAAGGATTCTTAAGAGAAGTTCACACAAAACTTTATCCTGTTGAAACTTCAGCAAGAGGTGTATTTATCGCTGGATGTGTTCAAGGACCAAAGGATATTCCAGAATCAATTGCTCAGGCGAGAGCAGCGGCATCTGCGGCAGCAGCTTTAATTATTCCTGGAAAAATTAAGTTTGAAGCAATAGTTTCTGAGGTAGATAGAGATAAATGTAGTAGCTGCGGTGTTTGTGTACCACTTTGTCCTTATGGTGCAATAAAGCTTGAGGAATATAAAGGTAAAGAAAAGGCTTATATTGAACCTGCGCTTTGTGCAGGATGTGGAGTCTGTGCCAGTGCATGTCCATCAAGAGCAATCACATTCCACGGATTTACAACTGAGCAGATTATGGCACAGATTGATGCATTAACTGAAGCATAA